In Candidatus Moanabacter tarae, the genomic stretch ATGTGGAATTCGATGATGGTGTTTATCGCAACAAAAGTGACTCGTCGAAATCCCTCAACTTTAAAGAACTTGCTGCAATAATCAGCGAGTCCGATTCTCCTGTAATAGGACGCGCATCGGTCAACCTGGGATTTGGTGTTGGCGGCTCATTTGCCACAAACATCGTCGACGTAGAAGTTGATCCTGAAACGGGAAAGGTGAAAATTCTTCGGTTTACGGTTATACAGGACGCCGGGAAGGCAATCCATCCCAGCTATGTTGAAGGCCAGATGCAAGGAGGCAGCGTCCAGGGGATTGGGTGGGCACTGAATGAGGAATACTTCTACAATAAGGAAGGCGTTATGGAGAATTCGACTTTCCTAGATTATCGCATCCCTACTGCTCTTGATCTCCCATTAATCGATACCGTCATTGTGGAAAAGAATAACCCGGACCATCCCTTCGGGGTACGAGGAATCGGTGAGTCGAGCATTGTTCCCCCACCGGCTGCCATCGCCAATGCGATCTATAATGCTATCGGCGTCCGGTTTCGTGAACTGCCGATTCGCCCTGACCGAATCGTAGCTGCCATCACTTTGAAGGAAGGATCGAAAAGCGAGGAAGCTGTAGCCGGTTAAGTTGATAAACTTTCCCTTCTAGAGGCAGAACGTCTTTGCCCCTCAGGTGAATACTTTAGTGAAGGGCAATGTTAGGACGCCAACATTTGGAGTCTTAGGAAAACTTTTAGCCCTAAAAGTTTCAGGCCCTCATACGAGGGCCTGTTTAGGTAAAAGACTCTTTAGGCAGTTCTGAAGGCCCAGATGCGAACCTCCCAATGTTGATGTTCAGTTGAGATACACTGAACAAAGATAGATATTATGAATAGCCTACAAAACCAACTCGAACTTGGTCTGAATTATTAAATCTGATGCGTTTGGATTAGACTAACAAACGCGTTTAAAAACTTCAGTCTGCTTGCTTGCAGTGCGGATTCTAACGATCAAAGATTCACTTTGTTATCATCTCTATATTCCATTTTCATTCTACATTCGCTCTCTTCATTGATCGTTCTCGATTTCTCCATTTTCCTTTAATCGTTAGTTGCTGAAATACTGCTCGCGCTTCTCCGGGATTTCTTAGATCGATGCGAAGATCGTTCATGCCCTACCAGATAACTCTTCAAGACCATCGTGACAAAAATCTTAGAAACTCTTAGTCACATACTCCAAAAACGGCGTGAAACAATTGCCGTGGCTGAAACAACAACTGGAGGACTAATTTGTTCAAAAATTGTCGCGATTCCGGGAAGTTCCTTATACTTTAGCCAGGGAATTGTGGCCTACAGCAAATACTCAAAAATTCGAACTTTAAATCTGGATCCAGAGTTTCTTGATCGATTCGGCGAAGTTAGTAGGGAAACGGCACAAGCACTAGCTATAGCGGTTCGATCAACGAGCAAAACCACCCACGGTTTAGCCGAAACAGGAATAGCGGGTCCTGTTATTGGAAAATCATCTAAACCCCTTGGTACCACATATATCGCTCTAGCTAGTCCCAGTGGAACATACATAGCCGATTTTAGGCTATGCGGCAATCGGCGGCAAATCCAGGAAGGCATAGCCAAGAAAGCTTTGGAATTTGTTATCGAGTCTCTAACATAGCAGACTGCCGGACTTTACTCTAGCGGACAGTAAAACTCAATAATTCAAGCCACACAATTCCTGTTCAAGGGGATAGCCCCATGATCGAGGAATCCATATGGATTCTCTCGATTGGATAGTTCAATCTCTGATTTAAAAAATTATACTCTGCTTTTTTAAACAGACTACACCAATCATCTCTTTTCGTATATCCCGGAAAGATGACGAAGGAAAATTTGTTTACCTATTCTTAAATCTTGGAGAATTTCAGTCGTACTATTAACCAATCCAACACGATTTTTTCCTTAGGGCTATTTTGACCCCAACCATTTCGTCCACAGCGTTTCAAGATGATAGCGAGGATTAAAACCCAAAATTTTACGAATTTTATCATTTCGGATCTTATCGTGGGGTAGATCGGTGGAGATGAAGAAGGTTTCACATTTGGACGGAAGCTTGTGAGAGTCGATCTCCAAAGCACACCTAATGGCATCGCCCGCATCGGGCCAGGCAACAGACTGAGGGCAGAGATCGGCATGTAGTAATCGGGTACAATTTTGCCCTCCCAGCAAATGATCAGGATGTACCATGTGGTAGTAAAGAAGAGTTAGTAATTCGATATCGTAATGCTCGCTAAAGATCCGACATATCTCCTGCCCCAGTGCCTTTGATAAAGGATAAAGGCGGGTACCCGGGGCTGGAGGCATCTCAGGGTTCAAATGAAAATCCCAATCTTCATACTGGGGTCCAACCATTTGAAAATGAGGGCCCGTATTGATGACACGCCTGATGCCCCATTCCCGAGCTGCAACCATCATGTTATAGTTGCCCTGGGTACTAACATCGAAGGCCAACTTCCGGTCGTCACGCAAAACAGAAAGGTTGATAATCGCGTCCATTCCTTCGGCAGCAGCTATCACCCCCTCTAAATCGGAAACATCAAGCTGAACAAACTCATGGGACCCTGAAGGCAATTCATTGATATCTGTAACCCTCAGCTGGTGGCGCCCCTCCAGGGCTTTGACAACCCAGGGGCCTAGCATACCATTGCCTCCAAGAATAAGAACCTTCATTTATCGTCGTCTTCCGGAAACTTTAGCAAACTCTGGGCACATTTCATGAGAAACCGCTGGTTTGGCATTGGAGATTGCACATGAACATCTTGCCAAGAGGCAATCTCAGCAGTTAACGCCCTTCTCACGACGAGACAGGCATCTTCTGAAGATAAAGCAGCAAGATCTTCTAATCCAATCGCATCACGCCCACCATCAATGACCGGAAAACCCAATCGAATATTCGCAACCTTAATTAGCCGGTCCCTAGCAAACTCTTTACATACTATTTCCCCAAGATGACAGGAGAGCAGAAGAGAATTCTCAGCCGGAGGCAAACTTCGCCACTGCTCAGTCACGGTAAGAATCTCATCGTAGTCGTCTAATAACCTCAAGGTGCTGATGTAAAGGCAGCGTTCAACCCCTGAAGCAACGGCTGCCTGAAGAAGGTTATAGGTCCTACGCGTGTGATAATCGATCAGTGACGTGGCGTCACCACACTGTCCTTCAAAGCCAATGTGAATGAGGGCGTCGATTCCATCTACCAATTCGTTGGTGGCTTCGTCGTGATTGAGGTCTGAATAGGATATATTCCCCTCTCCTTTGTTTCCCGGTAAATCTGTCAAAAAAACGTCATGGCAGTCTTTGATACCCGCTGCAAGCAACTGAGCCGTCCTGGAGGCTGCCGATGTAATAAGAATTTTAATGTTGCCGAAAACTTGAGGCCGGATATCACACCGACTTTAGGGTTAGATTTTGCCGATACCGCAGAAGATTCTCATAACCAACCTAGAGGTCTGTCAAGTCTCTGATTCAGATTACTATTAAACCTATGAAAGCAGTCCAAATCATCTCTCCAAAAAGCATAGAGATCGTTGAGACCAAGGAACCCCAACTCCCAAGTAATGGAAACGGATTTGTCAAAGTGCGTATGCTGCGCGGATGTCTATGCGGTAGTGATATGCCTTTCTTTTCCTTGAACTTTGACCGCGAACCAGAACGAGCTAAATCTCTGATCGGCGAACTAGAATCGGGGCAAGATTCCTATTACCCTTTGCTCATTGGTCAGTCGATGCACGAGTGTGTGGGCCGAATAGTGGAGTCAAACTCCGATCAGATCAAAGTGGGAACGCTAGCAATCGCAGGACCGCCAAAAATGAGTGGTTTCCAAGAATATTTCTGTACCAGAGAGGAATCTGTCTTTCCCCTACCAGAAGGGTCAGTCCCCGTTGAGCAACTGCTTATGAGCCAACCTCTGGGAACCGTTATTTGGGCTATGCGAAAGCTCGGAAATTTATTCCACTCTGATTGCGTAGTAGTTGGTCAAGGACCTATGGGACAACTTTTTGCGCACATGCTTTCTAACCTCGGAGCCCGTACTATCACCGTTATGGACAAGATTGACGAGCGTCTTTCCGTCTCTCCTAAAATGAGAGCCACTCACACCGTCAACGTGGACAGGCATGATCCAATCGGAGCAATAAAGGAGATAACCGACGGGAGGATGGCTGATCTCGTAGTTGAAGCAGTTGGCCATGAACAAGACACCATTGACCTCTGCACCGCACTTGTGAAGCGTCAGGGCACAATATTAGGATTTGGAGTTCCTGAGGTTAGTTACGGAACCAAAATTAACTACCGTGAGCTCTTTCGGAAAAACATCACCTTTATCGGCTCAGTTGGGCCAGAATATCGCCGGGACGGCTCCCTTGCCCGTGACATGATTGTACAAAACCGGGTCAACGTCTCCCCTATCATTACTCATTCTTACCCTCTCGAGGATGCCCAAATTGCTTACGAACAATTTGCCAATCGTAAGAATGGGATATTAAAGGTTATTATTGAATTTTAAGAGTATTGATTCTCCTCACTTCGGCGCACTTGTTTGCCTACAGAGTCGCAATCGAGAAAAGAAACGAAGGTTGAATGAATTCGGAGTCCTCCTATGCAGAATCAGTTGCCCACTCGTTATCGTCCTTCTGCTTCTTACTTCACTAGTATGTCCCGCTCGCTTCGTAGAATGCACGGATTAGTTCCTGATTCATATCAACGCATAAAAACCCCTATTTCCAATGAGAGTTTCCTACGCAAATAAAAAGCCAAGTATCGCCGACTATTATCCTTCCCCTCATCAATGGGAGCAGATCGATCCCAGCAACGCTGGTTTTGATCCTAGAAAACTAGCCGAGAGCTTGGTGTTTGCGGCAGAAACCGAAACAGATTTTCCAACTGACTTGCGCAAGAAAATCCCTAACGGGAAACGCCACCCATTCGACCGACAACTTGGTCCCATTAAAGACCGTAGCGCTCCTTCGGGAGTCATTCTAAAAGGAGGCTACCTCCTCGGTCAATTCGGCCCCGTTGACAGTATAGAAGTCACTTTCAGTGTGACCAAAAGTTACATATCAGCAGCAGCTGGTCTCGCCTACGACGACGGCTTGATCAACGACCTCGATGACCGCGTTGGAAGTTCTATTTCGGACGGTGGATTCGATTCATCTCAGAATATTGATATAACGTGGCGCCAACTTCTACAACAAACAAGTGAGTGGGAGGGGGAACTCTTCGGCATACCCGACTGGATAGATCGCGGGCGACAGGTGAACTCAGCTTCTAGCATGGAAGCCGGCACAATAGGGGAGTCCGCATCAAAAAATGAAACTTTAAATGCCCTAGAACCTCCTGGTACCTTCTGGGAGTACAACGACGTTCGGGTCAATAGAACTGCACTTAGCCTCCTACGCCTATTTCATACTTCTTTGCCAGAAATCATCAGTTCACGAATTATGACACCCATTGGCGCATCACAATCATGGGAATGGCACGGATACGATACTTCGTGGGTTGAAGAAGGTGGACGGAATATCCAATCTGTGTCGGGTGGCGGCCATTGGGGTGGTGGCATCTGGATCAACGCTTTCGACCATGCTCGCTTTGGATTATTATATCTTAGGCGTGGGCGCTGGCGCAATCTTCAGCTGCTCTCCCAAGATTGGATCGGAAAGACCCTCACCCCTTGCCTAATAAACCAAGATTACGGACTTCTTTGGTGGCTCAACCAGAATAACACTATATCGGATCTCGCCTCTCCCCAAAGCTTCGCTGCACGTGGAGCAGGGGGAAACATCATTTTTGTCGTACCCGAGCGTGATTTAGTCATCGTTCTACGCTGGTGTGGCGATTCAAAAATCGTCATCGACCGGATTCTCAACAGCCAAAACAATTAATTTTAACCTTCTTGGACGTCATACTTTTAACAACAACCGCAAATTATCTAAATCCCAGCAGTCAGAAATCAGCCCTACCATTCAACACATGACAAATACACACCTGTTTGATAGTCTTGATGCCTTCAGAAATGAGCCCGTCCCGAGCGGGAAAGTCCGCCTTCATTGGTTCGGACAACTCTCAGTCGGAATTAAGGACGAAACTGGAGTAATCATACTGGTCGATCCCTATTTTCCGCATGACCGCCCAGATGACCGATATATCTACTCCAATCCTCCTCTTAAAGAATCTGACCTCCACGTCGACCACGTCCTCCTTACCCATGATCATGGTGATCACACCTGCCCAGAGACTCTAACAAGAATTCACACCGCTCATCCTAACTGCGAATACACGGGCACAAAAGCAAGCGCTCAGAGAATCGTGCAACAAATTGGTGTGCCGGAAGATAAAGTTCGCTCTATCACTGCCGGTCAATCATACCAGCTTGGAACAATGACCGCCCATGCGGTTTATGCTAAACCTCCCCGAAGTTTACCTGATGATAATATCGAAGCTCCAGACACCGAACATCTTGGCTACGTTGTCGAAACTAAGAGTATTCGGGTCTACATCTCTGGAGATCCGATTAATACATTTCCAAAATACCCTGACCTGATCAATCCAGTTGCCGCCCTGAAACCAGATATTGGATTTCTCGTCACCCATCCGAATGAAGGAGAATTTCCCTATTTTGCAGAGTCAGCCGAAATGGCGACAAAGATTGGCCTCAAGGCAGCAGCTCCAGCCCACTACGAGTGCTTTACTCAAAGAACCTTCGACCCATATGAATGGTCGAACTCTTTCCCCAAAGACTTACCCGAGCGAATTATCATTCCCTACAACCGCGGAATTCTATACCCATGAGATGATGGTAAACTCCGTTATAAAACTGCCCAAAGTTAAATATAACTAAGTTCATCAAGAGAAGTCGAAAGCATCGATACAGCAAAGCTTAAATCGAAGTGTATGAGCATTTCAATTTAAGCTTTTACACGGGAACGTTGGTCGCACGGGACAGAACACAAGTATTTTGTTCTTTGGATCCGGGAAGTCTTAACTTCGTTTAATCTATTTGGATTTATAGGCTTTCCTATTCTCAGCAGGAACTGGTTGGCCTCTAACGTAGTCAATAATAATCTTTTTGATTGAATCTCTATTCTCTAGACTAGTTCATGGCATATTGAGCAGTATTTTAACCCAAATTTTTTCGGAAAAATTGCCCGAAATGCCGTTATACCTCTAGTCAAACCTCAAGCTTGTTGTAGCAATCAAAGTCTGAAAGATTCCCCTAAATGAAAACTTATAGATTCACCGGAGGAAATACTGCTCCAGAAACTTTTCCCGTTAAAGGGTTAATCAAAGCCGCAGAGAAAGGCATATCCCAAGTCGGGACTGGTTTTATCTCATATCCCGGCGAACTGGGGCATCAAGGGCTCAGAGAGGTCATTGCTCAGCGCGAAATGGACCGGGAGGGTGTAGAGGTTTCGCCTGCCTACATCTCATTAACCAACGGATCGATGCAGGCAGTAACTTTGATGGCAGAAACCTTTATGAAAGGTCCGGGAGATGTTGTCGTCACGGAAGAGCTCACCTACATGGGAACGATTGGCGCCTACAAACGACTGGGCGCCCAGCTGGTTGGGGTTCCAATGGATAAAAACGGAATGGATCTCGACAAGTTGGAAGAGACTCTAGAACGATTGCACGAAAACGGAACGCCCCCAGCTTTCATCTACACAATCCCGACCTACCATAACCCAACTGGGATCGTCATGCCCAAGGAGCGGCGTCTCCGCTTGATCGATATCGCCCGTTGTTTTGATACTATTGTGGTAGAAGACAACTGCTACGGGGATGTCCACTACGAAGGGGAAAAACCACCTGCCTTCTACGCTTTAGACGATGATCCCCGTCATATATATATCTGCTCGCTATCTAAGATCCTTGGCCCAGGAGTAAGGCAAGGGTACTTTTACGCACGCCCACCCTACCTGGAGAGAATCCTGGATCGTCGATATGACGGCGGCTGCAGTCTCCTATCTGGAAGTATCCTGGCCGCGTACTTTAAGGATAATTTCTGGGAGCACTGCAAAATGACTAATGCACTTCTCAAAGAAAAACGCGACGCTACAATCGATGCGCTTCAAAGGGATCTTAGTGGCATTTGTTCCTGGACTCAGCCTATTGGAGGACTCTTCATCTGGATAAAGTTCCCGGATGATGTAGACCAAGTTGAACTCGATGCCCTCCTGGCCAAAAGGCAATTCATCCATTCACCCGGTAGAATTCTTCACGTCGAAGGAAAGGATATCCCTTACTTGCGAATTTCCTTTGGAGCCGTCCCATTGGATGATATTT encodes the following:
- the lysN_1 gene encoding 2-aminoadipate transaminase: MKTYRFTGGNTAPETFPVKGLIKAAEKGISQVGTGFISYPGELGHQGLREVIAQREMDREGVEVSPAYISLTNGSMQAVTLMAETFMKGPGDVVVTEELTYMGTIGAYKRLGAQLVGVPMDKNGMDLDKLEETLERLHENGTPPAFIYTIPTYHNPTGIVMPKERRLRLIDIARCFDTIVVEDNCYGDVHYEGEKPPAFYALDDDPRHIYICSLSKILGPGVRQGYFYARPPYLERILDRRYDGGCSLLSGSILAAYFKDNFWEHCKMTNALLKEKRDATIDALQRDLSGICSWTQPIGGLFIWIKFPDDVDQVELDALLAKRQFIHSPGRILHVEGKDIPYLRISFGAVPLDDISEGIAILADCIQAARRLKPAVSAI
- the pncC_2 gene encoding Nicotinamide-nucleotide amidohydrolase PncC: MTKILETLSHILQKRRETIAVAETTTGGLICSKIVAIPGSSLYFSQGIVAYSKYSKIRTLNLDPEFLDRFGEVSRETAQALAIAVRSTSKTTHGLAETGIAGPVIGKSSKPLGTTYIALASPSGTYIADFRLCGNRRQIQEGIAKKALEFVIESLT
- the udh_6 gene encoding Uronate dehydrogenase, with the protein product MKVLILGGNGMLGPWVVKALEGRHQLRVTDINELPSGSHEFVQLDVSDLEGVIAAAEGMDAIINLSVLRDDRKLAFDVSTQGNYNMMVAAREWGIRRVINTGPHFQMVGPQYEDWDFHLNPEMPPAPGTRLYPLSKALGQEICRIFSEHYDIELLTLLYYHMVHPDHLLGGQNCTRLLHADLCPQSVAWPDAGDAIRCALEIDSHKLPSKCETFFISTDLPHDKIRNDKIRKILGFNPRYHLETLWTKWLGSK
- the adh gene encoding Alcohol dehydrogenase, encoding MKAVQIISPKSIEIVETKEPQLPSNGNGFVKVRMLRGCLCGSDMPFFSLNFDREPERAKSLIGELESGQDSYYPLLIGQSMHECVGRIVESNSDQIKVGTLAIAGPPKMSGFQEYFCTREESVFPLPEGSVPVEQLLMSQPLGTVIWAMRKLGNLFHSDCVVVGQGPMGQLFAHMLSNLGARTITVMDKIDERLSVSPKMRATHTVNVDRHDPIGAIKEITDGRMADLVVEAVGHEQDTIDLCTALVKRQGTILGFGVPEVSYGTKINYRELFRKNITFIGSVGPEYRRDGSLARDMIVQNRVNVSPIITHSYPLEDAQIAYEQFANRKNGILKVIIEF